Proteins encoded by one window of Prevotella nigrescens:
- a CDS encoding DUF4465 domain-containing protein, whose translation MNTKLLLVSLAMALSAVSMPVMAQSTPTEVRISNTKQTITVGDNSINFYDEGGPTGQTTPRSGEVKRVSEITFVPANPAKKVMVNFTKMDIFKSTLGETNSQFVKVYSGKEAKPANLLKTFTQKETGIVRSTADDGALTIVFENDYAMKKDGWEATVSQFTPQQMKVNSFDVKQLTDGTVCAGDKGQQILCFNIKATETLNPLTTTSFKFKTNGTQTQIAHATLYATKASDAFSSAKKIGEADVNGDEFEITTQAFTLFEGDNWFWLTYDINEMAEEGQKVDAALVSATLSDGIHTVANGNPAGDRTVKNIVEFVKGNNTRKVNNKLTFKTKNANSDTTRYETSTEERTMTFLPVHTGKKIQIDFSRFDIMYSSSKYYGVRAEFAVYSGTDKHGKLLWKLDSHDAASVGPKKILRSTAADGALTVVFNPKTDASSYTGDGFEAEVAEYESKPLAFKEAVVNQLSTDVAAAGAKGLDIISFNVKAEGDQGELKLHGITLDLKGAKKAVNKVTVLSTGDKEEATSTAKTVAAVTDLGANNSLDILFTEPLALVEGNNWLCVRYDVKDDAEADTKLDAALTALNFGATTQNITNGDPDGERVVKNIVVFQKGQNPTKVIADGKSVMFYDDGGANGKETKNFDGTITFAPASPGYGIKLVAKQWDVAGRNKMYIYYGGETKEKEDLVFGRNPKLEEVITKSPDGKLTIRYTTNYSSDGFAIEVSSVKLSKLAVASVKSESVVAEKSLKGSTDIAMMRVDVETTGDYGTVDIKKFAITATDGSIVKNVKVYATGLEKDFAPINLFGQTTTSPYEVKGTYIMNDRGIYHFWIAYDLAMTASAGDKASAALASITTNVKTETPATAVTATTTIQKGISGTLEVGLDKEYKTIQKAIDALKDGIDGPVTISIQPGDYKENVFVPAIAGMSANNTLLITSSTGKSSDVKIHNNQFDAGGYSEDKMAKEHGVFTFDGATYTTLRGVEVTIDESVKYPSVVHVRNQSRHVTVEDCYIHAKMTTDYQSKITLVNMYARSEANKNNDYFTLKGSILEGGQQGIRLGGTGTVVLPKEVGGKVLNNTFKNNGNFAIYVSNEDDAEIIGNTIINTESDKKEFKAIDITSKGEVKIEQNKINLKTKSYSGAIYIRSIIADAAAPATVVNNSIINETNDNYSYGIVFDKRDESANINFAHNTVVLRGTAAEADLLKLPSDANNIVVTQNILQNEAGGYVYSIVGNKTPDAIKFLRNNLYTTGETFATCGKSKYASFNDWKAASKETDSYNEKVEFLDTEVLEPKEVGHLVNTVLLDYAKTDINNKQRNANHPTMGAYEFSEEVVIPKSVDGYPAVVNITDNSADVKIKTDGNGKAYILVKKQTEAAPTVDDVKSNGTAISVSKDTEVVHTLSNLTKDETYVVYIVYEGTRGGDSKVETTKPFKVTKPAPIPEPVVTAENITVKAGQPANLKATVTNGTEPYTITWYNGKHQKVETNVVPTECDQYTVEVVDKNGKTAKAVCDVIVKGNAVTATLENLYLDSESYWNGSKGNGYFLSGSYKFHNTAYPDYNTYMDCTYSNQTATTYSGLQDQWRNIVGKGYDNSENYGIDFPQQGTIDVLNKDNGDIIRGFYVTNTAWAYDAIKNGDGMSTVAGGFQKGDYFRLIVKGKKADGTESQVTYYLADYRAEKEADRYIVNTWQWVDLSSLGEVKSVSFKMEGTKKNKYGLTTPAYFAFDNFNGTRNEKAGAAITAQSQPVDISANFTPDGSNATIKYAVVELVPSSTKAQVTVDEATGKLTIKGDTNEEFTIIVSMTQAGKTQYVRIPVTYVTGISTLAEGDNNATVSVQNGEIVVNSAADNYSVEVYSTSGMLISKAEGIAGNAVRMPNTSKGLYVVKVVMGNQKITKSVLVK comes from the coding sequence ATGAACACAAAACTACTATTGGTGTCGTTAGCTATGGCACTGTCGGCAGTATCTATGCCTGTAATGGCACAAAGTACGCCTACAGAAGTCAGGATTTCAAATACCAAACAAACGATTACTGTTGGCGACAATAGTATTAATTTCTATGACGAAGGTGGACCCACTGGGCAAACTACTCCTCGGTCAGGCGAAGTAAAACGCGTCAGCGAAATTACTTTTGTACCAGCGAACCCAGCAAAGAAGGTGATGGTGAACTTCACCAAGATGGACATCTTCAAGTCTACTTTAGGCGAAACAAACAGCCAGTTCGTAAAGGTTTACAGCGGAAAAGAAGCAAAGCCTGCAAACTTGCTGAAGACTTTCACGCAGAAGGAGACCGGTATCGTAAGATCTACGGCTGACGATGGTGCACTTACAATCGTCTTTGAGAACGATTATGCGATGAAAAAAGACGGTTGGGAAGCTACCGTGTCTCAGTTTACACCGCAGCAAATGAAAGTAAACAGCTTCGATGTGAAGCAGCTTACTGACGGAACGGTATGTGCAGGCGATAAGGGACAGCAAATTCTTTGTTTCAACATCAAAGCAACCGAGACACTGAATCCACTTACAACCACAAGTTTCAAGTTTAAAACAAATGGTACGCAGACACAGATAGCCCATGCTACACTTTATGCAACAAAGGCATCTGATGCGTTCTCGTCTGCCAAGAAGATAGGCGAAGCAGATGTAAACGGCGATGAATTTGAGATAACCACACAAGCCTTTACGCTCTTTGAGGGTGATAACTGGTTCTGGCTGACTTACGACATCAACGAGATGGCGGAAGAAGGACAAAAGGTTGATGCCGCACTTGTAAGTGCAACCCTTAGCGATGGCATACATACAGTTGCAAACGGTAACCCTGCTGGCGACAGAACTGTTAAGAACATTGTAGAGTTTGTAAAAGGCAACAATACGAGGAAAGTAAACAACAAACTTACTTTCAAGACAAAAAATGCAAACTCTGATACCACTCGATACGAAACTTCTACAGAAGAACGTACCATGACTTTCTTGCCTGTCCATACTGGAAAGAAGATTCAGATAGACTTCTCACGTTTCGACATTATGTATTCAAGCAGCAAATACTACGGTGTTCGGGCTGAATTTGCTGTTTATAGTGGCACCGACAAGCATGGTAAATTGCTTTGGAAACTTGACAGCCACGATGCAGCATCGGTCGGTCCTAAGAAGATTTTGCGCTCAACGGCTGCCGATGGTGCACTGACTGTAGTCTTTAATCCTAAGACTGATGCTTCTTCATACACTGGCGATGGCTTCGAGGCAGAAGTTGCAGAATACGAAAGCAAACCGCTTGCTTTCAAGGAGGCTGTTGTAAACCAACTCTCTACCGATGTTGCTGCGGCTGGTGCTAAGGGCTTAGACATCATCAGCTTTAATGTTAAGGCAGAAGGCGACCAAGGCGAACTTAAGCTCCATGGTATAACACTCGACCTTAAAGGTGCAAAGAAAGCTGTAAACAAGGTTACAGTGTTGAGCACAGGCGATAAAGAAGAGGCAACGAGTACTGCCAAGACAGTTGCAGCTGTAACCGATTTAGGAGCAAACAATTCACTCGACATTCTGTTTACCGAACCGCTCGCACTCGTAGAAGGCAACAACTGGCTATGCGTTCGATACGATGTAAAGGACGATGCCGAGGCAGATACCAAACTCGATGCAGCACTCACTGCACTTAATTTCGGCGCAACGACACAGAACATTACAAATGGAGACCCCGATGGCGAGCGTGTGGTAAAGAACATCGTAGTATTCCAGAAAGGTCAGAACCCGACAAAGGTGATTGCTGATGGCAAGTCAGTAATGTTCTACGACGATGGTGGGGCGAACGGAAAGGAAACTAAGAACTTCGACGGAACAATTACCTTTGCTCCAGCAAGTCCTGGTTATGGAATCAAGCTCGTGGCAAAGCAATGGGACGTAGCTGGCAGAAACAAGATGTATATATATTATGGTGGTGAAACAAAGGAGAAAGAAGACTTGGTATTTGGCAGAAATCCGAAACTTGAAGAGGTTATTACCAAATCTCCGGACGGTAAGCTCACTATTCGCTACACAACCAACTACTCAAGCGATGGCTTTGCTATAGAAGTAAGCAGTGTTAAGTTGTCAAAGCTCGCAGTGGCATCTGTGAAGAGCGAAAGCGTTGTTGCTGAAAAGAGTCTGAAAGGTTCTACCGACATCGCAATGATGCGTGTAGACGTAGAAACTACTGGCGACTATGGAACAGTAGATATCAAGAAATTCGCTATAACGGCAACCGATGGCTCTATTGTTAAGAACGTAAAGGTGTATGCAACAGGTTTGGAGAAGGATTTCGCTCCCATCAATCTCTTCGGACAAACAACAACAAGTCCATACGAGGTAAAGGGTACATATATAATGAACGACCGTGGCATTTATCATTTCTGGATTGCTTACGACCTTGCGATGACTGCCAGCGCTGGCGACAAGGCTTCTGCTGCTCTCGCTTCAATCACAACTAATGTCAAAACCGAAACTCCTGCAACCGCAGTTACAGCTACTACAACCATTCAGAAGGGTATAAGCGGAACGCTCGAAGTAGGTTTAGATAAGGAATACAAGACTATTCAGAAGGCTATCGATGCTTTGAAAGATGGCATCGATGGTCCTGTAACCATCAGCATTCAGCCAGGCGACTACAAGGAGAATGTGTTTGTCCCTGCAATAGCTGGTATGTCGGCAAACAACACATTGCTCATCACCTCGTCTACAGGCAAGTCTTCTGATGTTAAGATACACAACAATCAGTTTGATGCAGGTGGCTATTCTGAAGATAAGATGGCAAAAGAACATGGCGTGTTTACTTTCGATGGTGCAACCTACACCACACTTCGTGGCGTTGAAGTTACCATAGATGAAAGCGTGAAATATCCTTCGGTTGTTCACGTTCGTAACCAAAGCCGCCACGTAACTGTTGAAGATTGCTACATTCACGCCAAAATGACCACCGACTATCAAAGCAAGATTACTCTTGTTAATATGTATGCACGTAGCGAAGCCAACAAGAACAACGACTACTTTACGTTGAAAGGTTCTATACTTGAAGGCGGACAGCAAGGCATCAGATTAGGTGGTACCGGCACTGTGGTATTGCCAAAAGAAGTTGGAGGTAAGGTGCTGAACAACACCTTCAAGAACAATGGCAACTTCGCTATTTATGTCAGCAACGAAGACGATGCCGAAATCATTGGCAACACCATAATCAATACAGAAAGCGACAAGAAAGAATTTAAAGCCATTGATATAACTTCGAAAGGAGAGGTTAAGATAGAGCAGAACAAGATAAACTTGAAGACGAAGAGCTATTCGGGTGCTATCTATATCCGTTCCATCATTGCCGACGCTGCTGCGCCTGCAACTGTTGTAAACAACTCTATTATAAACGAGACGAACGACAACTACTCTTATGGTATTGTGTTCGATAAGAGAGATGAGTCTGCAAACATTAACTTTGCACACAACACAGTTGTGCTCCGCGGTACGGCCGCAGAGGCTGATCTGCTGAAACTACCATCTGATGCAAACAACATTGTGGTTACTCAGAACATTCTTCAGAACGAAGCTGGCGGTTACGTCTATTCTATTGTAGGCAATAAAACGCCCGATGCTATTAAGTTCTTAAGGAACAACCTCTATACAACAGGCGAGACATTTGCTACATGCGGTAAAAGCAAATATGCCAGCTTCAACGATTGGAAGGCTGCTTCCAAAGAGACAGACAGCTACAACGAGAAGGTAGAGTTCTTAGACACTGAAGTGTTGGAGCCAAAAGAAGTTGGACATTTGGTAAACACTGTATTGCTCGACTATGCCAAAACAGACATCAACAACAAGCAACGCAACGCCAACCACCCAACAATGGGTGCTTACGAGTTCTCTGAAGAAGTTGTAATTCCTAAGTCAGTAGATGGTTATCCTGCAGTTGTGAACATTACCGACAACTCTGCTGACGTGAAGATTAAGACAGACGGAAATGGCAAGGCTTACATTCTTGTAAAGAAACAGACCGAGGCTGCTCCTACTGTAGACGATGTCAAGAGCAATGGCACGGCAATCTCTGTCAGCAAGGATACCGAGGTTGTGCATACGCTCAGCAACTTAACGAAGGACGAAACCTACGTGGTATACATTGTTTACGAAGGTACACGTGGTGGCGACAGCAAGGTTGAGACTACTAAACCATTCAAGGTTACAAAGCCTGCACCTATCCCCGAACCAGTAGTTACTGCCGAAAACATAACGGTAAAAGCAGGACAGCCAGCCAACCTCAAGGCTACTGTAACCAATGGAACAGAGCCTTACACCATAACATGGTACAACGGCAAGCACCAGAAGGTTGAAACCAACGTTGTTCCCACCGAGTGCGACCAATACACCGTAGAGGTTGTAGACAAGAATGGCAAGACCGCTAAGGCTGTCTGCGATGTTATTGTAAAGGGCAATGCTGTTACTGCCACGCTCGAAAACCTTTACTTGGACAGCGAAAGCTATTGGAACGGCAGCAAAGGTAATGGCTACTTCCTCAGTGGTTCGTATAAATTCCATAACACGGCATATCCAGACTACAATACCTACATGGATTGTACGTATTCTAACCAGACAGCCACAACTTACAGCGGACTACAAGACCAATGGCGCAACATTGTTGGCAAGGGCTACGACAACTCTGAAAACTATGGCATTGACTTTCCGCAACAAGGTACAATCGATGTGCTGAACAAGGATAATGGCGACATCATTCGTGGCTTCTACGTTACGAACACCGCATGGGCATACGATGCCATTAAGAACGGCGACGGCATGTCTACAGTTGCTGGCGGTTTCCAAAAGGGCGATTACTTCAGACTTATCGTGAAAGGCAAGAAAGCCGATGGTACCGAAAGTCAGGTAACATACTACTTAGCCGACTATCGTGCAGAGAAAGAAGCCGACCGCTACATTGTGAATACGTGGCAATGGGTAGACCTTAGCTCGCTGGGCGAAGTGAAATCGGTATCGTTCAAGATGGAAGGAACAAAGAAGAATAAGTATGGGCTTACCACACCTGCTTACTTCGCTTTCGACAACTTCAATGGTACACGCAACGAAAAGGCTGGTGCAGCCATTACGGCACAAAGCCAACCTGTAGACATTTCGGCTAACTTTACACCCGATGGCAGTAATGCTACCATTAAGTATGCTGTTGTAGAGCTTGTGCCAAGCAGCACAAAAGCCCAAGTTACAGTAGACGAAGCAACGGGCAAGCTCACCATTAAGGGCGATACCAACGAAGAATTTACAATCATTGTAAGCATGACACAGGCTGGTAAGACACAGTACGTGCGCATTCCTGTAACCTACGTTACTGGTATCAGCACACTTGCCGAAGGCGATAATAATGCAACCGTTAGTGTTCAGAATGGCGAAATAGTTGTGAACAGTGCAGCCGACAACTACAGTGTAGAGGTTTACTCTACTTCCGGTATGTTGATAAGCAAGGCAGAAGGCATAGCAGGCAACGCCGTTCGTATGCCAAATACCAGCAAGGGCTTATATGTAGTTAAGGTTGTTATGGGCAATCAGAAGATTACAAAGAGTGTTCTTGTGAAGTAA
- the ispF gene encoding 2-C-methyl-D-erythritol 2,4-cyclodiphosphate synthase, with protein sequence MIRVGMGYDVHKLVEGRPLYLGGIKIDHALGLLGHSDADVLLHAVCDALLGAANMRDIGYHFPDTADETLDMDSKVILHKTIELIATKGYRVGNIDATVCAERPKINPHIPAMKACMAEIIGCDEDAISIKATTSERMGFVGREEGMAVYAVCLIEKA encoded by the coding sequence ATGATAAGAGTAGGAATGGGCTACGATGTCCATAAACTTGTAGAAGGTCGTCCACTCTATTTGGGTGGTATAAAGATAGACCACGCGCTTGGTTTGCTGGGTCATAGCGATGCCGATGTGTTGCTGCATGCTGTTTGCGACGCCCTGTTGGGAGCAGCAAACATGCGCGACATTGGCTACCACTTTCCCGATACGGCTGACGAGACCTTGGATATGGACTCGAAGGTGATACTGCACAAGACCATAGAGCTGATAGCAACAAAGGGCTATCGTGTAGGAAACATAGATGCTACGGTGTGTGCCGAACGTCCGAAGATTAATCCACACATACCTGCCATGAAAGCTTGTATGGCAGAGATTATTGGTTGCGACGAAGATGCAATATCCATCAAAGCCACCACTTCAGAGCGAATGGGCTTCGTTGGCAGAGAAGAAGGTATGGCAGTCTATGCCGTTTGCCTGATTGAGAAAGCCTAA
- the porV gene encoding type IX secretion system outer membrane channel protein PorV, whose amino-acid sequence MNKSYRILSLFLLAWIASAAMAQDKKDIFNPVNHAVTSQMIAPDARAAGMGDVGAATDPDVNSQYWNPAKYPFTISRAGISLNYTPWLRQLVNDMDLAYLSGYYRIGDYSAVSGSLRYFSLGEVTANGSAAMTIKPYELSADVAYSLMLSEKFSLGAAVRWIYSDLTYDFNEETSPGSAFAADISAYYQNYINIGSRECQLGLGLNISNIGSKITFGGDNRSEFIPTNLRLGASLMIPVDEFNRFTIAADANKLLVPTYPQRRSDESEVDYQDRLQKEYYDVSSISGIFKSFSDAPGGAKEELQEVNWSVGAEYVYNDKFSLRAGYHNESENKGNRKYFTVGAGFKMSVFSLDAGYVIATAKSNPLDQTLRFTLTFDMDGIKDLFNRK is encoded by the coding sequence ATGAACAAGTCGTATAGAATATTGAGTCTGTTCTTGCTTGCATGGATTGCTTCTGCAGCGATGGCGCAGGACAAGAAAGACATCTTCAACCCAGTAAACCATGCCGTTACTTCGCAGATGATTGCACCAGATGCCCGTGCCGCTGGTATGGGAGACGTGGGGGCAGCTACCGACCCTGACGTAAATTCGCAGTATTGGAACCCAGCTAAATATCCGTTTACAATATCGCGTGCAGGTATTTCTCTGAACTATACGCCTTGGCTGCGACAGTTGGTGAACGATATGGACTTGGCTTATCTTTCGGGCTATTACCGTATTGGCGACTACAGCGCCGTATCAGGGTCCTTGCGTTACTTCTCTTTGGGTGAAGTAACAGCTAACGGTTCAGCTGCCATGACCATCAAACCTTACGAACTTTCAGCCGATGTAGCGTACTCGCTAATGCTGAGCGAGAAGTTCTCGTTGGGTGCTGCTGTGCGTTGGATATACTCTGACCTTACTTACGACTTTAACGAAGAGACTTCACCGGGGTCTGCTTTTGCTGCCGATATCTCGGCTTACTATCAGAACTATATTAATATAGGCAGTCGCGAATGCCAGTTGGGCTTGGGTCTGAACATCTCAAACATTGGTTCCAAGATTACGTTTGGTGGAGATAATCGTTCCGAGTTTATTCCTACCAACTTGCGTCTGGGTGCATCGCTGATGATTCCTGTCGACGAATTCAACCGCTTCACCATTGCAGCCGATGCCAACAAGCTGCTTGTTCCTACCTATCCACAACGTCGTTCAGATGAGTCGGAAGTAGATTATCAGGACCGTTTGCAGAAGGAATACTACGATGTGTCGTCTATTTCGGGTATCTTCAAGAGCTTTAGCGATGCTCCGGGTGGTGCAAAAGAAGAACTTCAGGAGGTAAACTGGAGCGTTGGAGCAGAATATGTGTATAACGACAAGTTCTCGTTGCGTGCCGGTTACCACAACGAAAGTGAGAATAAAGGTAACCGAAAGTACTTCACAGTGGGTGCAGGTTTCAAGATGAGCGTCTTCTCTCTCGATGCCGGCTACGTGATTGCGACGGCAAAGAGCAATCCGCTCGACCAGACCTTGCGTTTCACTTTAACGTTCGACATGGACGGAATAAAAGACTTGTTTAATAGAAAGTAA
- the porU gene encoding type IX secretion system sortase PorU, whose protein sequence is MKRKILGFLLLLLAVSAHAQKQRFFNLTVEDVTIDSLLPHFTYAIPIGENYADSVYQLEIRYPEFLDMSSADIAHYNALSGAPLPTLPEIQQQMVVERKKGILEFSLVPIVERNGKKQFLVSFMIALTSKPRNARQVRANRAASTGSTQLYAAHSVLSSGKWAKIRVPANGIYNLTADVVRRAGFSDLSKVRIYGYGGNLQNEKISSAYLKEFDDLKEVPSCLIGGKRLFYGRGPVSWDSNTAVVRTRNHYSNYGYYFITESTEAPLTIDADAFLASVYPTADDYHSLHEVENYSWFPGGRRFFENTPIPLGKSQTYTFKNETKATNRTFAIGVSAGKGRTTVQVEVNGAKKDELKLYTGEFDFGAEVERIYTLAGQNDVDSIKITTLSGGPARLDYVSMTYDKPRSAPNLAEGTFPVPEYVHNITNQDLHSHIPVDLVIIIPTSQKLLKQAQRLASFHEQHDGMKVRIVPADEIFNEFSSGTPDAMAYRRYMKMLYDRAKTEAEIPKSLLLFGDCVWDNRMVTPECRHLNADDYLLAYESNNSFSLTDCYINDGWYTLMDEGEGVNQSNIDKEDIGVGRFPVTTVTDAQTVVDKTINYATDKNAGDWQNVIMFMGDDGNNNLHMKDVNETAETIMTAYPNYLVKKVMWDAYTRIGTSTGFTYPEVSSVIKQQQAQGALIMDYAGHGSEIQISHEAVLRITDFQNFTNAHLPLWITASCDIMPFDGTIATIGEEAMLNKKGGSVAFWGTTRTVYASYNKHINTAFLKHVLSFKEGKPTTLGEAQRLAKIDMISTGQDQTLNKLQYSLLGDPALSLNLPTLDVVIDSIDGIAISNSGQIELKGGAIATVKGHIERNATKVENFNGLMSATVRDTRELITCKGQEETTDIPFRYYDRQKVLYNGSDSVRNGEFRFTFAVPRDLNYTNGTGLINVYAVSNDHTLLANGAEDRFSINGSEQVSNDSIGPSIYCYLNTPSFVNGGKVSSTPYFVAQVTDANGINAAGNGVGHDMQLIIDGDMMRTYNLNDNFRFDFGSYTKGTTFFSIPELSEGRHQLKFRAWDILNNPSTATLDFTVDKRMAPDIEDVSCTNNPAKTETTFIVTHNYVGSNVDVELEVLDMSGRLLWRHKESGISSGNAYTKNWDLTINSGARLQTGVYLYRVRIGCGGAVKESKAKKLIVINNK, encoded by the coding sequence ATGAAACGTAAAATATTAGGTTTTTTGCTTTTGTTGCTTGCTGTTTCGGCGCACGCACAAAAACAACGTTTCTTCAATCTTACGGTTGAAGATGTTACGATAGACTCTTTGCTTCCGCATTTCACCTATGCCATTCCTATCGGCGAAAACTATGCGGACTCCGTTTACCAATTAGAAATACGCTATCCTGAGTTTCTTGATATGAGTTCTGCGGACATTGCGCATTACAATGCGTTGTCGGGTGCACCGCTTCCGACTTTGCCCGAGATACAACAGCAAATGGTAGTGGAACGCAAAAAAGGCATTCTTGAGTTTTCGCTCGTTCCCATTGTGGAGCGCAATGGCAAGAAGCAGTTCTTGGTTAGCTTTATGATTGCGCTTACTTCAAAGCCTCGCAATGCTCGCCAAGTCCGTGCCAATCGTGCTGCATCAACAGGCAGCACGCAACTTTATGCTGCTCATTCTGTGCTGTCATCAGGCAAATGGGCTAAAATTCGTGTACCTGCCAATGGTATTTACAATCTTACTGCCGATGTCGTGCGCCGTGCAGGCTTCTCCGATTTAAGCAAAGTGCGCATCTATGGATATGGTGGTAATCTGCAAAACGAAAAAATATCGTCGGCTTATTTGAAGGAGTTTGACGATTTAAAGGAAGTTCCAAGCTGCCTTATTGGTGGTAAACGCCTCTTTTATGGTCGTGGACCGGTAAGTTGGGACAGCAATACGGCAGTGGTTCGCACACGCAACCATTATTCCAACTATGGGTATTACTTCATTACCGAAAGCACGGAAGCCCCCTTGACGATAGATGCCGACGCTTTTCTCGCATCGGTATATCCAACCGCTGACGACTATCATAGCCTGCACGAAGTGGAGAATTACAGTTGGTTTCCGGGTGGACGACGCTTTTTTGAGAATACTCCTATTCCCCTTGGAAAGTCGCAAACCTACACATTCAAAAACGAAACGAAAGCAACCAACCGTACTTTTGCCATCGGTGTTTCGGCAGGAAAGGGACGGACAACAGTGCAAGTAGAGGTGAATGGCGCAAAGAAAGACGAACTAAAGCTGTACACTGGCGAGTTCGACTTTGGTGCAGAGGTTGAACGAATATACACTTTGGCTGGACAGAACGATGTCGATTCTATAAAGATAACCACGCTGTCAGGAGGGCCTGCACGCTTGGATTATGTATCAATGACCTACGATAAGCCTCGTTCTGCCCCGAACTTGGCAGAAGGAACTTTCCCTGTTCCTGAATATGTGCACAACATTACCAATCAAGACTTACACAGCCACATCCCCGTAGACCTTGTTATTATCATTCCAACCAGTCAGAAGCTGCTGAAGCAAGCACAACGTTTGGCAAGTTTCCACGAACAGCACGACGGAATGAAGGTACGCATTGTGCCTGCCGACGAAATATTCAACGAGTTCTCGAGTGGTACTCCCGACGCCATGGCGTATCGCCGTTACATGAAAATGCTATACGACCGTGCTAAGACCGAAGCCGAAATACCGAAGTCGCTCCTGCTTTTTGGCGATTGTGTATGGGATAACCGAATGGTAACACCCGAATGCAGGCATCTAAATGCTGACGATTACCTGCTCGCTTACGAAAGCAACAACTCTTTCAGCTTGACCGATTGCTATATAAACGATGGGTGGTACACGCTTATGGACGAGGGAGAGGGCGTTAATCAGTCCAATATTGACAAGGAAGATATAGGTGTTGGACGTTTTCCAGTAACTACAGTTACCGATGCACAGACTGTGGTAGACAAAACCATCAACTATGCAACCGATAAGAATGCAGGTGATTGGCAGAACGTTATTATGTTTATGGGCGACGATGGGAACAACAATCTCCACATGAAAGACGTCAATGAAACAGCTGAAACCATCATGACGGCCTATCCAAACTATTTGGTAAAGAAAGTTATGTGGGACGCTTATACCCGCATTGGTACCTCTACGGGCTTTACATATCCCGAAGTAAGCTCTGTCATAAAGCAGCAACAGGCACAAGGTGCGCTCATAATGGACTATGCCGGGCACGGTTCTGAAATACAGATATCGCACGAAGCCGTGCTGCGCATTACCGATTTCCAAAACTTTACCAATGCCCATCTGCCGCTTTGGATTACGGCAAGCTGCGACATTATGCCTTTCGATGGAACGATTGCAACCATCGGAGAAGAGGCAATGTTGAACAAGAAGGGTGGATCGGTGGCTTTCTGGGGAACTACCCGAACCGTATATGCGAGTTACAACAAACATATTAACACGGCTTTCTTGAAACATGTGCTGAGCTTTAAGGAAGGTAAGCCAACCACACTGGGCGAAGCGCAACGCCTGGCAAAAATAGATATGATAAGCACTGGGCAGGACCAGACACTCAACAAGCTGCAATACTCGTTGTTGGGCGACCCAGCCTTGTCGCTTAATTTGCCCACTTTGGACGTTGTAATCGACTCAATTGATGGTATCGCAATCAGCAATTCAGGTCAGATTGAACTGAAAGGCGGTGCCATTGCCACGGTGAAAGGACACATCGAAAGGAATGCAACGAAGGTGGAAAACTTCAATGGGCTGATGTCTGCTACCGTGCGCGACACCCGAGAACTGATAACTTGCAAAGGACAGGAAGAGACTACGGACATTCCATTCCGCTACTACGACCGCCAGAAAGTACTCTATAATGGTTCCGACAGTGTTCGCAATGGTGAATTTAGGTTCACTTTTGCCGTTCCCCGCGACCTTAATTATACCAATGGCACTGGTCTTATAAATGTCTATGCAGTAAGCAACGACCATACTTTACTGGCGAATGGTGCAGAAGACAGGTTCAGTATTAACGGCTCAGAGCAGGTGAGCAACGACTCCATAGGTCCTTCCATCTATTGTTATCTCAACACGCCATCGTTTGTAAATGGTGGCAAGGTGAGCAGCACACCTTATTTTGTGGCTCAGGTAACCGACGCCAATGGCATCAATGCAGCAGGCAACGGAGTTGGGCACGATATGCAATTGATTATAGATGGCGACATGATGCGCACCTACAACCTTAACGATAACTTCCGTTTCGACTTTGGCAGCTACACGAAGGGTACAACTTTCTTCAGTATTCCTGAACTGTCTGAAGGGCGACATCAGCTGAAGTTCCGTGCCTGGGACATTCTCAACAATCCTTCTACTGCCACACTCGACTTCACGGTAGACAAAAGAATGGCTCCTGACATAGAAGATGTGAGCTGCACGAACAACCCTGCCAAGACAGAAACAACGTTCATTGTAACCCACAATTATGTTGGTTCCAATGTAGACGTAGAGTTGGAAGTGCTTGATATGTCGGGGCGTTTGTTGTGGCGACACAAAGAAAGTGGAATCTCATCGGGCAACGCTTACACCAAGAACTGGGACCTAACCATAAATTCTGGAGCACGTCTGCAGACGGGAGTTTATCTCTATCGTGTTCGGATAGGTTGCGGTGGTGCCGTGAAAGAGTCGAAAGCAAAGAAACTAATCGTAATAAACAATAAATAA